The following proteins are encoded in a genomic region of Stutzerimonas stutzeri:
- a CDS encoding amidohydrolase, which translates to MRDLNNLPDLELALIQTSLVWQDAAANRERFVELLERARGADLIVLPEMFTTAFSMNSAELAEPEEGPTYAWMREQAARLEAVVTGSVIIEAADGSHRNRLLWVRPNGDVSHYDKRHLFRMAGEHKHYTAGEQQALFELNGWHVRPLICYDLRFPVWSRDPHDTDLLLYTANWPAARRNAWNRLLPARAIENLCYVAAVNRIGEDGKGYPYSGDSQVLDYLGDPLLEAGDGDGVFRATLRARDLAAYRSKFPAYHDGDAFELSL; encoded by the coding sequence ATGCGCGATCTGAACAACCTTCCCGACCTTGAGCTGGCGCTGATTCAGACCTCACTCGTCTGGCAAGACGCCGCGGCCAATCGCGAGCGTTTCGTCGAGCTGCTCGAGCGCGCACGCGGCGCTGATCTCATCGTTCTTCCGGAAATGTTCACCACCGCATTCTCCATGAACTCCGCTGAGCTGGCCGAGCCCGAAGAGGGGCCGACCTATGCCTGGATGCGCGAGCAGGCCGCGCGTCTGGAGGCGGTGGTGACCGGCAGCGTGATCATCGAGGCGGCGGACGGCAGTCACCGCAACCGGCTGCTCTGGGTCCGGCCGAACGGCGACGTTTCCCACTACGACAAACGCCATCTGTTTCGCATGGCCGGCGAACACAAGCATTACACCGCCGGAGAGCAGCAAGCGCTGTTCGAACTCAACGGCTGGCACGTGCGGCCCTTGATCTGCTACGACCTGCGCTTCCCGGTCTGGAGCCGTGACCCGCACGACACGGACCTGCTGCTCTACACCGCCAACTGGCCCGCCGCTCGCCGTAACGCCTGGAACCGCCTGCTTCCCGCGCGTGCGATCGAGAACCTGTGCTATGTGGCGGCGGTGAATCGAATCGGTGAGGACGGCAAGGGTTATCCCTACAGCGGCGACAGCCAGGTGCTCGACTACCTCGGTGACCCGCTGCTGGAAGCAGGCGATGGCGACGGCGTCTTTCGCGCGACGCTGCGTGCCCGGGACCTGGCCGCGTATCGCAGCAAGTTCCCCGCCTATCATGACGGTGATGCCTTCGAGCTCAGCCTCTAG
- a CDS encoding DUF2946 domain-containing protein, whose amino-acid sequence MTRKGLSTSSIWLGLFAMLMIHVGPLYSALQATAAQTSNASAHVHLHDEPGQAASTAMDHHGGRGIGGPAWLSALKFCGYCELLTLNPPLTLSLQLALPLLRPVPVHALPAKPLPPTRRSSSGYPRAPPVLPG is encoded by the coding sequence GTGACACGCAAAGGGCTTTCGACATCGAGCATCTGGCTTGGCCTGTTCGCCATGCTGATGATTCATGTCGGCCCCTTGTACTCCGCCCTGCAGGCCACCGCTGCGCAGACATCCAACGCCAGTGCGCATGTGCACCTGCATGATGAGCCAGGGCAGGCGGCTTCTACCGCCATGGACCACCACGGTGGCCGCGGGATCGGTGGCCCCGCATGGCTGAGCGCGCTGAAATTCTGCGGTTATTGCGAGCTGCTGACGCTCAATCCGCCGCTGACCCTGTCGTTGCAGCTAGCCTTGCCGCTGCTGCGTCCTGTCCCCGTCCATGCACTGCCTGCCAAGCCTCTGCCCCCGACCCGGCGCAGCAGCAGCGGATATCCGCGCGCCCCACCCGTACTGCCTGGCTGA
- a CDS encoding carboxylate/amino acid/amine transporter gives MRYLVFVTLLWAYSFNLIGAYLAGQVDSYFAVLTRVVLAGLVFLPLTRWRGVAPGFIGGVTLVGALQFGVTYICLYLSFNVLTVAEVLLFTVLTPLHVTLIDDALNRRFNPWALVAAAVAVFGAGLIRYDGVTGDFLGGFLLMQLANFTFAAGQVGYKHLAQRYPSDIPLHRRFGYFFLGALVIVLPAWLLFGNPEKLPSTPTQWGVLVWMGVLATALGQFCWNKGATLVDAGTLAVMNNMAVPVGLILNLLFWGTYADLLRLTFGGLIILASLQINRLGRRTA, from the coding sequence ATGCGCTATCTGGTCTTCGTCACCCTGCTCTGGGCCTATTCCTTCAACCTGATCGGTGCCTATCTCGCCGGTCAGGTCGACAGCTATTTCGCCGTGCTGACCCGGGTCGTCCTGGCCGGCCTCGTGTTTTTGCCGCTGACGCGCTGGCGTGGCGTGGCGCCGGGCTTCATCGGCGGCGTCACGCTGGTCGGTGCACTGCAGTTCGGTGTGACCTATATCTGCCTCTACCTGAGCTTCAACGTGCTGACGGTGGCCGAGGTCCTGCTGTTCACCGTGCTGACGCCACTGCACGTGACGCTGATCGACGACGCACTCAATCGGCGCTTCAACCCCTGGGCGCTGGTCGCCGCGGCCGTCGCGGTGTTCGGCGCCGGACTGATTCGCTATGACGGGGTCACCGGGGACTTTCTCGGCGGGTTCCTGCTGATGCAGCTGGCCAACTTCACCTTCGCCGCCGGCCAGGTCGGCTACAAGCACCTGGCGCAGCGCTACCCATCGGACATCCCGCTCCATCGCCGCTTCGGCTACTTCTTCCTCGGCGCGTTGGTCATCGTGTTGCCGGCCTGGTTGCTGTTCGGCAATCCGGAGAAGCTACCATCGACGCCCACCCAGTGGGGCGTACTGGTGTGGATGGGTGTGCTGGCCACTGCGCTGGGGCAATTCTGCTGGAACAAGGGCGCCACGCTGGTCGATGCCGGAACCCTGGCGGTGATGAACAACATGGCCGTGCCGGTCGGACTGATCCTCAATCTGCTGTTCTGGGGCACCTATGCCGATCTGCTGCGCCTGACCTTCGGCGGGCTGATCATCCTCGCCTCATTGCAGATCAATCGACTGGGCCGACGAACGGCTTGA
- a CDS encoding DUF2238 domain-containing protein → MQDKPLLSALALTVLLALVVSGIAPYDRATWLLEVAPVLIALPLLLCTYQRFALTRLLYVIIALHALVLILGGAYTYARVPPGFWVQDWLELSRNPYDKLGHFIQGVTPALLAREILLRRRFVVPGKMLGFLAVCVALAFSAFYELIEWWVALLAGQGADDFLGTQGDPWDTQSDMLMALLGALLSVITLAGLQDRQIANQTKPDPAP, encoded by the coding sequence ATGCAAGACAAGCCCCTCCTCTCCGCGTTGGCGCTGACCGTTCTACTGGCGCTCGTCGTCTCCGGAATCGCGCCGTACGATCGGGCAACCTGGCTGCTGGAAGTCGCACCGGTGCTGATCGCCTTGCCGCTTTTGCTTTGCACCTACCAGCGCTTTGCCTTGACCCGCCTGCTGTACGTGATCATTGCGCTGCATGCATTGGTGCTGATTCTGGGCGGCGCTTATACCTATGCCCGGGTGCCGCCGGGGTTTTGGGTGCAGGACTGGCTCGAACTCAGCCGCAACCCTTATGACAAGCTTGGTCACTTCATCCAGGGCGTGACGCCAGCCTTGCTGGCTCGGGAAATACTGCTGCGCCGCCGTTTCGTCGTGCCAGGAAAGATGCTCGGTTTTCTCGCGGTCTGCGTCGCGCTGGCGTTCAGCGCGTTCTATGAGCTGATCGAATGGTGGGTGGCGCTGTTGGCCGGCCAGGGCGCGGACGATTTTCTGGGCACCCAGGGCGACCCCTGGGACACCCAGTCGGACATGCTGATGGCATTGCTCGGCGCGTTGCTCTCCGTCATCACACTGGCAGGCCTGCAAGACCGGCAGATCGCCAACCAGACGAAGCCTGACCCGGCACCCTAG
- a CDS encoding pyridoxal phosphate-dependent aminotransferase, whose translation MLISKLPNVGTTIFTTMSQLATQTGALNLSQGFPDFDGPDALREAVAQHVMAGHNQYAPMTGLPALREQVAVKVASLYGRQVDADAEVTITPGATQAIFCAIHAVVRPGDEVIVFDPCYDSYEPAVELAGGTCIHQALSLPDFAIDWQRLADAITPRTRMIVLNTPHNPSGALIDRTDLDRLAELIRDRDIYLVSDEVYEHLVFDGREHASVLRHEELYQRAFVVSSFGKTYHVTGWKTGYVVAPAALSSELRKVHQYVSFTGVTPLQWALADFMAAHPEHLSELPGFYQAKRDLFCDLLAGSRFSFTRAAGTYFQLADYSAIRPDLDDVAMAEWLTREHGVASIPISVFYQTPPSESRLIRFCFAKREETLRQAAERLCAI comes from the coding sequence TTTTCACCACCATGTCGCAGCTGGCCACTCAGACCGGCGCGCTGAATCTATCCCAGGGTTTTCCTGATTTCGACGGGCCCGACGCACTGCGTGAAGCGGTCGCCCAGCATGTCATGGCAGGCCACAACCAGTACGCACCGATGACCGGGTTACCGGCGCTGCGCGAGCAGGTCGCCGTCAAGGTGGCATCGCTCTATGGTCGCCAGGTCGACGCCGATGCGGAGGTCACCATCACCCCAGGCGCGACTCAGGCGATCTTCTGCGCGATCCATGCGGTGGTTCGCCCGGGCGACGAGGTGATCGTGTTCGATCCCTGCTACGACAGTTACGAGCCGGCGGTGGAGCTGGCCGGCGGGACTTGTATCCACCAGGCGCTGAGCCTGCCGGATTTCGCCATCGACTGGCAGCGGCTGGCCGATGCGATTACGCCGCGCACGCGGATGATCGTCTTGAACACCCCGCACAATCCGAGCGGCGCGTTGATCGACCGCACGGACCTGGACCGGCTGGCCGAGCTGATCCGCGATCGGGACATCTATCTGGTCAGCGACGAGGTCTACGAGCATCTGGTCTTCGACGGGCGCGAGCATGCCAGCGTGTTGCGTCACGAGGAGCTCTATCAGCGCGCCTTCGTCGTCAGCTCGTTCGGCAAGACCTATCACGTCACCGGCTGGAAGACCGGCTATGTGGTCGCGCCTGCGGCGTTGAGCAGCGAACTGCGCAAGGTGCATCAGTACGTCAGCTTCACCGGTGTGACCCCGTTGCAATGGGCGCTGGCCGACTTCATGGCCGCGCACCCGGAGCACCTCAGTGAGCTACCTGGGTTCTATCAGGCCAAGCGGGACCTGTTCTGCGACCTGCTGGCCGGCTCGCGTTTCAGCTTCACCCGGGCGGCGGGCACCTACTTCCAGCTGGCCGATTACTCGGCGATTCGCCCCGATCTCGACGATGTGGCCATGGCCGAGTGGCTGACTCGCGAGCACGGCGTGGCGAGCATCCCGATCTCGGTGTTCTATCAGACGCCGCCCAGCGAGTCGCGGCTGATCCGCTTCTGCTTCGCCAAACGAGAGGAGACGCTGCGCCAGGCAGCGGAGCGACTATGCGCGATCTGA
- a CDS encoding endonuclease produces MRRASLFLLVLLFTSGVLADAPRTFREAKRLAWQIYAERPVDFYCGCRFEGNRIDLSSCGYVPRKQPKRAARVEWEHIVPAWVIGHQRQCWQKGGRKHCTASDPVFSKAEADLHNLVPVVGEVNGDRSNYGFGMLSEKPTQYGACPFVVNFKQRTAMPADYSRGAIARTYLYMSERYGLRLSKQDQRLYDIWNRQYPVSEWERWRNRSVACVQGNANTFVGAVDLRRCSRSVARATGKGAGRS; encoded by the coding sequence ATGCGCCGCGCCAGCCTGTTTCTGCTCGTTCTGCTGTTCACCTCCGGCGTTCTTGCCGATGCCCCACGCACCTTCCGCGAAGCGAAGCGGCTAGCCTGGCAGATCTATGCCGAGCGGCCTGTCGACTTCTACTGCGGCTGCCGCTTCGAGGGCAACCGGATCGACCTGAGCAGCTGCGGCTACGTCCCACGCAAGCAGCCCAAACGGGCTGCACGCGTGGAATGGGAACATATCGTGCCGGCCTGGGTGATTGGCCATCAGCGTCAATGCTGGCAAAAAGGCGGGCGCAAGCACTGCACCGCGAGCGATCCGGTGTTCAGCAAGGCCGAGGCCGACCTGCACAACCTCGTCCCGGTGGTCGGCGAGGTCAATGGTGACCGCAGCAACTACGGGTTCGGCATGCTCAGCGAGAAGCCAACCCAGTACGGAGCCTGCCCCTTCGTGGTGAACTTCAAGCAACGCACCGCCATGCCGGCCGACTACAGCCGGGGCGCCATTGCGCGAACCTACCTGTACATGAGCGAACGCTATGGCCTGCGCCTGTCGAAGCAGGACCAGCGCCTTTACGACATCTGGAATCGCCAGTATCCGGTCAGCGAATGGGAGCGTTGGCGCAATCGCAGCGTGGCCTGCGTGCAGGGCAATGCCAATACCTTCGTCGGCGCGGTGGATCTACGTCGCTGCAGCCGTTCAGTGGCCCGCGCGACCGGCAAAGGTGCTGGCAGGAGCTGA
- a CDS encoding TonB-dependent copper receptor, with the protein MSRHTRGCTARSRLSFTFTLRPGCRRWQLAHGALLAVLAGTALAAEPAHPQDHAAHADAGAAYELAPMVITGVAQQSPLTVVTDPKVPRQPMPASDGADYLKTIPGFSAVRNGGVNGDPVFRGMFGSRLKLLSNGGEMLGACPSRMDSPSSYISPDTYDKLTVIKGPQTVLWGPGASAATVLFEREPEQFSEPDYRLNGSVLTASNGRFDRNLDAAVGNARGYARLMANSSQADDYADGNGDTVPSRYAKWNSDVALGWTPDDDTLLELTVGRGDGEARYAGRGMDGSQFKRESAALRFERSNLGEVLQKIEARVYYNYADHVMDNFSLRTPSGTGMMANPMAANVDRRTLGGRLAATWQWDDYTLVSGVDAQRNEHRKRSSRYDMMTGDFTAHDRFAWDKDADFHDYGVFGELTRSLNDDSRLIGGARLGHATTQDYRSSGPSAGDSRSDNLPSGFMRYEHDLQSLPATAYVGLGHAERFPDYWELFTGGANAFANVKPEKTTQLDVGLQYSQGPLEAWASAYVGQVRDFILFSYGTNMMGMSTSSAGNVDARIMGGELGATYRLNSNWKTDASLAYAWGKNSSDGQALPQMPPLEGRLGLGYERGDWSAAGLWRLVAAQTRVAEGKGNVVSRDFDESAGFGVFSLNGAYRLNRHLKLSTGIDNLLDKAYSEHLNLAGNAGIGMAADERINEPGRTYWARVDMSF; encoded by the coding sequence ATGTCCAGGCACACTCGTGGTTGCACGGCGCGCTCGCGCCTGTCCTTTACGTTTACTCTTCGTCCTGGCTGCCGTCGCTGGCAGCTGGCCCATGGCGCCTTGCTGGCCGTGCTGGCCGGCACGGCGCTAGCGGCCGAGCCTGCCCATCCGCAGGACCACGCCGCGCATGCCGACGCTGGCGCGGCGTATGAGCTGGCGCCCATGGTCATCACTGGTGTCGCGCAGCAATCGCCGCTCACCGTGGTCACCGATCCTAAGGTTCCGCGCCAGCCGATGCCGGCCAGCGACGGTGCCGATTACCTGAAGACCATCCCCGGCTTCTCGGCGGTGCGTAACGGCGGCGTCAACGGCGATCCGGTGTTTCGCGGCATGTTCGGCTCGCGCCTGAAGTTGCTGTCCAACGGCGGCGAGATGCTTGGCGCGTGCCCGAGCCGCATGGACTCGCCCAGCTCGTACATCAGCCCGGACACCTACGACAAACTAACCGTCATCAAGGGGCCGCAGACGGTGCTCTGGGGCCCCGGCGCGTCGGCTGCCACGGTGCTCTTCGAGCGTGAGCCGGAGCAGTTCAGCGAGCCGGACTACCGCCTCAACGGCAGCGTGCTGACGGCTTCGAACGGTCGCTTCGACCGTAACCTCGATGCAGCTGTCGGCAATGCCCGAGGCTATGCGCGGTTGATGGCCAACAGTTCGCAGGCCGATGACTACGCCGATGGCAACGGCGATACCGTCCCGTCGCGCTATGCCAAGTGGAACAGCGACGTCGCCCTGGGCTGGACGCCCGACGACGACACGCTGCTCGAGCTGACCGTGGGCCGCGGTGACGGTGAAGCGCGTTATGCCGGACGCGGCATGGACGGCAGCCAGTTCAAGCGCGAGAGCGCGGCGCTGCGGTTCGAGCGGTCCAACCTCGGCGAGGTACTGCAGAAGATCGAGGCGCGCGTCTACTACAACTATGCCGACCACGTCATGGACAACTTCAGCCTGCGCACGCCGTCGGGTACCGGCATGATGGCCAACCCCATGGCGGCCAACGTTGACCGGCGCACCCTGGGCGGTCGGCTGGCGGCAACCTGGCAATGGGACGACTACACCCTGGTGTCCGGGGTCGATGCGCAGCGCAACGAGCACCGCAAGCGCAGTTCCCGCTACGACATGATGACCGGCGACTTCACGGCGCATGACCGTTTCGCCTGGGACAAGGACGCGGACTTCCACGATTACGGCGTGTTCGGCGAACTGACCCGTTCGCTGAACGATGACAGTCGCCTCATCGGTGGCGCGCGCCTGGGTCACGCGACCACGCAGGACTACCGCAGCAGCGGCCCCTCGGCGGGTGACAGCCGCAGCGACAACCTGCCAAGCGGCTTCATGCGTTACGAACACGACCTGCAGTCGCTTCCGGCAACCGCTTATGTGGGGCTGGGCCACGCCGAGCGCTTCCCCGACTACTGGGAACTGTTCACAGGCGGTGCCAATGCCTTTGCCAACGTGAAACCGGAAAAGACCACCCAACTCGATGTCGGCCTGCAGTACAGCCAGGGCCCGCTCGAAGCCTGGGCCTCGGCGTATGTGGGGCAGGTGCGGGACTTCATCCTGTTCAGCTACGGGACCAACATGATGGGCATGTCGACCTCCAGCGCCGGCAATGTCGACGCGCGCATCATGGGCGGCGAACTCGGCGCCACCTACCGCCTGAATTCGAACTGGAAAACCGATGCCAGCCTGGCCTATGCCTGGGGCAAGAACAGTTCCGATGGCCAAGCGCTGCCGCAGATGCCGCCGCTGGAAGGGCGCCTGGGGCTGGGTTACGAGCGCGGCGACTGGAGCGCGGCGGGCCTGTGGCGGCTGGTTGCGGCGCAGACCCGGGTGGCCGAAGGGAAGGGCAACGTGGTCAGTCGGGACTTCGATGAGAGTGCAGGTTTCGGGGTGTTCTCGCTCAACGGCGCCTATCGCCTGAACCGTCATCTCAAGCTGAGTACCGGCATCGACAACCTGCTCGACAAGGCCTACAGCGAGCATCTGAACCTTGCCGGCAATGCCGGAATCGGCATGGCGGCGGACGAGCGCATCAACGAGCCGGGCCGCACCTACTGGGCTCGTGTCGACATGAGTTTCTGA
- a CDS encoding NAD(P)-dependent alcohol dehydrogenase, translated as MSNAIGYAAHDPSTPLVPYSFTRRDVGPNDVKIDILYCGVCHSDLHTARNEWNNTLYPAVPGHEIVGRVTAVGEAVSRFKVGDIAGVGCLVDSCRTCPSCGEGLEQYCENGFTGTYNGPAFGGGENTLGGYSDNIVVDQHFVLRISHDEASLAAVAPLLCAGITTYSPLRQWKVGPGQKVGVVGLGGLGHMAVKIANAMGAHVVLFTTSPDKKEDALRLGASEVVVSKDRDEMAAHGNSFDFILNTVAAPHNLDAFVALLKRDATMTLVGAPASPHPSPSVFGLIFKRRRIAGSLIGGIAETQEMLDFCAEHNIVSDIEMIDIQAINDAYERMLKSDVKYRFVIDMASLKSA; from the coding sequence ATGAGCAATGCCATCGGTTATGCCGCGCACGATCCGAGCACACCGCTCGTACCCTACTCGTTCACTCGCCGCGATGTCGGGCCAAACGATGTCAAGATCGACATCCTTTACTGCGGCGTCTGCCACTCCGACCTGCATACCGCACGCAACGAATGGAACAACACGCTCTACCCCGCGGTCCCCGGCCACGAGATCGTCGGGCGGGTGACAGCCGTTGGTGAGGCGGTCAGCCGCTTCAAGGTCGGCGACATCGCCGGCGTCGGCTGCCTGGTCGACAGCTGCCGGACCTGCCCCTCCTGCGGCGAAGGGCTGGAGCAATACTGCGAGAACGGCTTCACCGGCACCTACAACGGACCAGCCTTCGGCGGTGGCGAGAACACCCTCGGCGGCTACTCGGACAACATCGTGGTGGACCAGCATTTCGTCCTGCGCATCTCCCACGACGAGGCCAGCCTGGCCGCCGTTGCGCCGCTGTTGTGCGCCGGCATCACCACCTATTCGCCGCTGCGCCAGTGGAAGGTCGGGCCCGGCCAGAAGGTCGGCGTGGTCGGCCTCGGTGGTCTTGGCCACATGGCGGTGAAGATCGCCAACGCCATGGGCGCGCACGTGGTCCTGTTCACCACCTCGCCGGACAAGAAGGAGGACGCGCTGCGCCTCGGCGCCAGCGAAGTGGTGGTGTCGAAGGACCGGGATGAGATGGCCGCGCACGGGAACAGCTTCGATTTCATCCTCAATACGGTGGCGGCGCCGCATAACCTCGACGCCTTCGTTGCGCTACTCAAGCGCGACGCCACCATGACGCTGGTCGGCGCACCCGCATCGCCACACCCCTCCCCCAGCGTGTTCGGCCTGATCTTCAAGCGTCGCCGCATCGCCGGATCGCTGATCGGCGGCATCGCCGAGACCCAGGAAATGCTCGACTTCTGCGCCGAACACAACATCGTGTCGGACATCGAGATGATCGACATTCAGGCCATCAACGACGCCTACGAACGCATGCTCAAGAGCGACGTGAAGTACCGTTTCGTCATCGACATGGCCTCGCTCAAGTCCGCCTGA
- a CDS encoding mechanosensitive ion channel family protein, with protein MQDELSIWLGWLSEHPELQTLVASAALIFTAWLANWVVKRILVRGLYQLVRSSRETELQDFGIIRRLSNIVPALILSIGVNTVPGLPEAAVTVVRNVCGGFIVLTIALALGALLDIINMMYQRRADAHVHPIKGYLQVVKIAIYAIATILIIATLIDRSPLILLSGLGAMAAVLLLIFQDTLLSLVASVQISSNDIIRVGDWIEMPQLNADGDVIDIALHTVKVQNWDKTITNIPTKRFISDSFKNWRGMQESGGRRIKRSLFLDQQSVHFLSSDECEHLHRFNLLDEYLTEKRREIDAWNAKLEERGKEPVNTRRITNVGSFRAYVEHYLRNHGGIHQGMTLMVRQLSPTADGLPLEIYCFTNTVAWIQYEAIQSDIFDHLLAILPEFGLRVFQHPSGSDMRDWRASLGQRGEAAMQERQPQPTGPEPSTSLQ; from the coding sequence ATGCAGGACGAACTGAGCATCTGGCTGGGCTGGCTCAGCGAGCATCCAGAGCTGCAAACGCTGGTGGCGAGCGCGGCGCTGATCTTCACGGCCTGGCTCGCCAACTGGGTGGTCAAACGCATCCTGGTGCGCGGCCTTTACCAGCTCGTGCGCAGCTCGAGGGAAACCGAGCTGCAGGATTTCGGCATCATTCGCCGGCTGTCCAACATCGTTCCGGCGCTGATTCTGTCGATCGGCGTGAACACCGTTCCGGGATTGCCGGAAGCGGCTGTCACGGTGGTACGCAACGTCTGCGGCGGGTTCATCGTGCTGACCATCGCGCTCGCCCTGGGCGCGCTGCTGGACATCATCAACATGATGTACCAGCGCCGGGCCGATGCGCATGTGCACCCGATCAAGGGGTACCTGCAGGTCGTCAAGATCGCCATCTACGCAATCGCGACCATTCTCATCATCGCCACGCTGATCGACCGCTCCCCGCTGATTCTGCTGTCCGGCCTCGGCGCCATGGCCGCTGTGCTGCTGCTGATCTTCCAGGACACCCTGCTGTCGCTGGTGGCCAGCGTGCAGATTTCCTCCAACGACATCATTCGCGTCGGCGACTGGATCGAGATGCCGCAACTCAACGCCGACGGCGACGTGATCGACATCGCGTTGCATACGGTGAAGGTGCAGAACTGGGACAAGACCATCACCAATATCCCGACCAAGCGCTTTATCAGCGACTCGTTCAAGAACTGGCGCGGCATGCAGGAAAGCGGCGGGCGGCGGATCAAGCGCAGCCTGTTTCTGGATCAACAGAGCGTGCACTTTCTCAGCAGCGATGAATGCGAGCACCTGCATCGCTTCAACCTGCTGGACGAGTACCTCACCGAGAAACGCCGCGAGATCGACGCCTGGAATGCCAAGCTCGAAGAACGCGGCAAGGAGCCGGTCAACACCCGGCGCATCACCAACGTCGGCAGCTTTCGTGCCTATGTCGAACATTACCTGCGCAATCACGGCGGCATTCATCAGGGCATGACGCTGATGGTCCGCCAGCTCAGCCCGACCGCCGACGGCCTGCCGCTGGAGATCTATTGCTTCACCAACACGGTGGCCTGGATCCAGTACGAAGCGATCCAATCGGACATCTTCGACCACCTGCTGGCGATTCTTCCGGAGTTCGGCCTGCGTGTGTTCCAGCACCCGAGCGGGAGCGACATGCGCGATTGGCGCGCCTCGCTGGGGCAGCGTGGCGAAGCGGCGATGCAGGAGCGGCAACCGCAGCCAACCGGCCCGGAGCCCAGCACCAGCCTGCAATAG
- the leuA gene encoding 2-isopropylmalate synthase has product MTMLKNPSTKYRAFPAIDIADRTWPSKTITQAPIWLSSDLRDGNQSLIEPMDAGKKMRFFKTLVQIGLKEIEVGFPSASQTDFDFVRELIEGGHIPDDVTIQVLTQAREDLITRTFESLKGAKRAIVHYYNATAPSFRRIVFNQDKAGVVNIAVSAAKVIKRLAEVAPETDWRFEYSPEVFSSTETDFAVEVCNAVIEVFQPTPAQKLILNLPATIEAATPNIYADQIEYFGRHVNKRDSVLISLHTHNDRGTGVAATELGLMAGADRVEGCLFGNGERTGNVDLVTVALNLYTQGVDPQLDFSDIDAVRKVVEECNQLPVHPRHPYVGDLVHTAFSGSHQDAIRKGFSQQDPNGVWAVPYLPIDPADIGRSYEAVIRVNSQSGKGGITYLLEQEYGISLPRRMQIEFSQVVQRETDRLGLEMSAKQIYALLESEYLQATAPYTLKSHRLQEENGTSAVDVEVASEGEIMRWRGIGKGPLEALVAGLPVKLEIMDYHEHSIGAGSNARAAAYIEVRLDGERPLHGIGIDENITTASIRALFSALNRALREATTKAA; this is encoded by the coding sequence ATGACCATGCTCAAGAATCCCTCGACGAAATATCGCGCTTTTCCGGCGATCGACATTGCGGATCGGACCTGGCCATCGAAAACCATCACGCAGGCACCGATCTGGCTGAGCTCCGATCTGCGCGACGGCAACCAGTCGCTGATCGAGCCGATGGATGCCGGCAAGAAGATGCGTTTCTTCAAGACGCTGGTGCAGATCGGCCTCAAGGAGATCGAGGTGGGCTTCCCGTCGGCGTCGCAGACCGACTTCGATTTCGTCCGTGAACTGATCGAAGGCGGCCATATTCCCGACGACGTGACCATCCAGGTACTGACCCAGGCCCGCGAGGACCTGATCACCCGTACCTTCGAATCGCTCAAGGGCGCCAAGCGGGCCATCGTCCATTATTACAACGCGACCGCGCCGAGCTTCCGCCGCATCGTCTTCAACCAGGACAAGGCCGGTGTGGTGAACATCGCCGTGAGCGCGGCGAAGGTCATCAAGCGTCTGGCCGAGGTAGCGCCTGAAACCGATTGGCGCTTCGAGTATTCGCCCGAGGTGTTCAGCTCGACCGAGACCGACTTTGCCGTCGAGGTGTGCAACGCCGTGATCGAGGTGTTCCAGCCGACGCCTGCGCAGAAGCTGATTCTTAACCTGCCGGCGACGATCGAAGCGGCGACGCCGAACATCTACGCCGATCAGATCGAGTACTTCGGTCGCCATGTGAACAAGCGCGACAGCGTGCTGATCAGCCTGCACACCCATAACGACCGCGGCACCGGTGTCGCCGCCACCGAGCTGGGCCTGATGGCGGGTGCCGATCGCGTCGAAGGCTGCCTGTTCGGCAACGGCGAACGCACCGGCAACGTCGACCTGGTGACCGTGGCACTGAACCTCTACACCCAGGGTGTCGATCCGCAACTGGACTTCTCCGATATCGACGCCGTGCGCAAGGTGGTCGAGGAATGCAACCAGCTGCCGGTGCATCCGCGCCATCCCTATGTCGGCGACCTAGTCCACACCGCCTTCTCAGGCTCGCACCAGGACGCTATCCGCAAGGGTTTCAGCCAGCAGGACCCGAACGGCGTGTGGGCAGTGCCCTATCTGCCGATCGACCCGGCCGACATCGGCCGCAGCTACGAAGCGGTGATTCGTGTCAACAGCCAGTCCGGCAAGGGTGGCATCACCTATCTGCTCGAGCAGGAATATGGCATCAGCCTGCCACGGCGCATGCAGATCGAGTTCAGCCAGGTGGTACAACGCGAAACCGATCGCCTCGGCCTGGAAATGAGTGCCAAGCAAATCTATGCATTGCTGGAAAGCGAGTACTTGCAGGCTACCGCCCCCTACACGCTGAAGAGCCATCGCTTGCAGGAGGAGAACGGCACCAGCGCCGTCGATGTGGAGGTAGCCAGCGAGGGTGAGATCATGCGCTGGCGCGGCATCGGCAAGGGCCCGCTGGAGGCGCTGGTTGCGGGCTTGCCGGTCAAGCTGGAGATCATGGACTACCACGAGCATTCGATCGGCGCCGGCAGCAACGCCCGCGCGGCCGCCTATATCGAGGTGCGTCTGGATGGCGAACGTCCCCTGCACGGCATTGGCATCGATGAAAACATCACCACCGCAAGCATCCGCGCCCTGTTCAGTGCGCTGAACCGGGCCCTGCGCGAAGCGACCACCAAAGCCGCCTGA